In the genome of Ancylomarina subtilis, one region contains:
- a CDS encoding 2-isopropylmalate synthase produces MSDRLFIFDTTLRDGEQVPGCQLNTIEKIEVARTLEALGVDVIEAGFPVSSPGDFQSVVEIAKAVNNPTICALTRAVEQDIDVAAQALKFAKRGRIHTGIGTSPYHIFNKLNSNPDEILDRAVRAVKYAKRYVEDVEFYAEDAGRSDNEYLARVVEAVIKAGATVINIPDTTGYCLPGEYGAKIKYLMENVTNVHKAILSTHCHNDLGMATANSLSGVINGARQVEVTLNGIGERAGNTSLEEVVMAIKTHHDLPYHTDINTKGIYEASRLVSSLMNMPVQANKAIVGRNAFAHSSGIHQDGVLKNRENYEIIDPADVGIKESAIILSARSGRAALNHHLNEMGYTLSKEDLDDAYSKFLVMADERKNVNENDLAELMGDHELETQSVELELLQVLAGKSTTPMATVHLKIKGESCAATAEGNGPIDACFNAVKKLIKQKFSMEEFLVQTLTRGSDDLGKVHVQLQHQGKMYYGFGANIDIITASVEALVNALAKLV; encoded by the coding sequence ATGAGTGATAGATTATTTATTTTCGACACCACATTGCGCGATGGGGAGCAGGTCCCTGGCTGTCAGTTAAACACAATTGAGAAAATTGAAGTCGCAAGAACGCTTGAAGCTTTAGGCGTGGATGTGATCGAAGCGGGTTTCCCTGTATCAAGTCCGGGAGACTTTCAATCCGTGGTGGAAATAGCCAAAGCAGTGAACAATCCTACCATTTGTGCATTAACCCGTGCCGTTGAACAGGATATTGATGTGGCTGCTCAGGCACTGAAGTTTGCTAAAAGAGGCCGAATTCATACAGGTATTGGGACTTCGCCTTATCATATTTTCAATAAACTGAATTCAAACCCAGATGAAATTCTTGATCGTGCTGTACGAGCAGTGAAGTATGCTAAGCGCTATGTTGAGGATGTGGAATTCTACGCTGAAGACGCGGGACGTTCGGATAATGAATATTTGGCAAGAGTGGTTGAGGCTGTGATTAAAGCAGGAGCAACCGTTATCAATATTCCGGATACAACAGGTTATTGTTTGCCAGGTGAATATGGTGCGAAAATCAAGTATCTGATGGAGAATGTAACCAATGTTCACAAGGCGATTTTGTCGACACATTGTCATAACGATTTGGGTATGGCCACAGCCAACTCATTGAGTGGAGTGATTAATGGAGCGCGTCAGGTTGAGGTGACCTTAAACGGAATTGGGGAGCGTGCGGGGAATACTTCTCTTGAAGAAGTGGTGATGGCGATTAAGACACATCACGATTTGCCTTACCATACCGATATTAATACGAAGGGTATTTACGAGGCCAGCCGTTTGGTTTCTTCATTAATGAATATGCCGGTTCAGGCGAATAAGGCTATTGTTGGTCGCAATGCTTTTGCGCATTCATCAGGTATTCATCAGGATGGGGTTTTGAAAAATCGCGAGAATTATGAGATTATCGATCCTGCTGATGTTGGTATTAAGGAATCGGCCATTATACTATCAGCCAGAAGTGGTCGTGCGGCACTAAATCATCACTTAAATGAAATGGGCTATACCCTTTCGAAGGAAGACTTGGATGATGCCTATTCAAAATTTCTGGTGATGGCCGATGAGAGAAAGAATGTGAATGAAAATGATTTGGCTGAGTTGATGGGGGATCATGAGTTGGAAACTCAATCCGTTGAGTTGGAATTATTACAGGTTCTTGCCGGTAAATCGACGACTCCTATGGCGACGGTTCATCTTAAGATTAAAGGTGAATCCTGTGCAGCTACTGCTGAGGGAAATGGTCCTATTGATGCTTGTTTCAATGCGGTTAAGAAGTTGATTAAACAGAAGTTTTCTATGGAAGAATTTCTTGTTCAAACCTTGACTCGTGGCAGCGATGATTTGGGAAAAGTTCATGTCCAATTGCAGCACCAAGGGAAAATGTATTATGGCTTTGGAGCCAATATCGACATTATTACCGCTTCAGTTGAAGCCTTGGTGAATGCCTTGGCGAAGTTGGTTTAA
- the ilvC gene encoding ketol-acid reductoisomerase, whose protein sequence is MATINFGGTEEQVVTREEFSLEKAREVMKDETIAVIGYGVQGPGQSLNLKDNGFNVIVGQRKDSKTWDKAVADGWVPGKDLFEIEEALDKATVIQYLLSDAGQIAVWPTVQKYLKPGKALYFSHGFGITYKERTGIVPPADVDVILVAPKGSGTSLRRMFLEGRGLNSSYAIFQDATGRAFERVVALGIGVGSGYLFETTFKREVYSDLTGERGTLMGCIQGIFAAQYEVLRANGHSPSEAFNETVEELTQSLMPLVAENGMDWMYANTSTTAQRGALDWWKPFRDATKPVFEKLYKEVAAGNEAQRSIDSNSQEDYRVKLDAELEELRDSEMWQAGTAVRKLRPENN, encoded by the coding sequence ATGGCAACAATAAATTTTGGAGGAACAGAAGAACAAGTTGTGACACGTGAAGAGTTTTCATTGGAAAAAGCTCGCGAAGTGATGAAAGATGAAACCATTGCTGTTATTGGTTATGGAGTACAAGGTCCGGGACAGTCTTTAAACCTGAAAGATAATGGTTTTAATGTTATCGTTGGACAACGTAAAGATTCCAAAACCTGGGATAAGGCGGTAGCTGATGGCTGGGTTCCCGGTAAAGATCTTTTCGAGATTGAAGAAGCTTTGGATAAGGCAACAGTTATTCAGTATCTATTGTCTGATGCAGGCCAGATTGCTGTTTGGCCAACAGTTCAGAAATATTTGAAGCCGGGTAAGGCCCTTTATTTCTCTCATGGATTCGGGATCACCTATAAGGAACGAACCGGTATTGTGCCTCCGGCTGATGTGGATGTGATTTTGGTTGCACCTAAAGGTTCTGGAACCAGTTTGCGTCGTATGTTTCTTGAGGGACGTGGTTTGAATTCTTCTTATGCTATTTTTCAGGATGCAACAGGTCGTGCTTTCGAGCGAGTAGTTGCCTTGGGTATTGGTGTTGGATCGGGTTACCTTTTCGAAACCACCTTTAAGCGTGAAGTTTATTCTGATCTGACAGGTGAGCGTGGTACTTTGATGGGATGTATTCAGGGGATCTTCGCTGCTCAGTACGAAGTTTTGCGTGCTAATGGTCATTCGCCATCTGAGGCTTTTAACGAGACGGTTGAAGAGTTGACACAGAGTTTGATGCCTCTTGTTGCTGAAAATGGTATGGATTGGATGTATGCCAATACGTCGACAACGGCACAGCGTGGTGCACTGGATTGGTGGAAGCCTTTCCGTGATGCAACCAAACCCGTTTTCGAAAAGTTGTATAAGGAAGTTGCTGCCGGAAATGAAGCGCAACGTTCCATCGATTCGAACTCACAAGAGGATTATCGAGTGAAATTGGATGCTGAATTAGAGGAGTTACGTGATAGTGAAATGTGGCAAGCCGGAACAGCGGTTCGTAAGCTTCGCCCGGAGAACAACTAA
- the ilvN gene encoding acetolactate synthase small subunit, whose protein sequence is MKEYTITVFSENNIGLLNEITIVFSRRKINIESLTVSESEVKGVSRYTIVAFMDESKVENIVLQIEKIIGVFKAIYFDAEEIVHQEVALFKIANSKNLNGNLEALVRNYNAKILTVSTDFLVIERVGYKAENQDLFEELEQYGVLQFARSGRVAVSTLQKDFTTYLKELAEAS, encoded by the coding sequence ATGAAAGAATATACAATAACCGTATTCTCGGAAAACAATATCGGTCTTCTGAATGAGATAACCATCGTTTTTTCAAGGAGAAAGATCAATATTGAAAGCCTGACTGTTTCGGAGTCAGAGGTAAAGGGAGTGTCCCGATACACGATTGTCGCTTTTATGGACGAAAGCAAAGTTGAGAATATTGTGCTTCAGATCGAGAAGATTATTGGTGTTTTCAAAGCGATTTATTTCGATGCAGAAGAGATTGTTCATCAGGAGGTGGCTTTGTTTAAAATTGCGAATTCAAAAAACTTGAATGGAAATCTGGAAGCTTTGGTCCGAAACTATAATGCAAAAATCTTAACGGTGAGTACCGATTTTTTGGTGATTGAGAGAGTTGGTTATAAGGCTGAAAACCAAGATTTGTTTGAGGAGTTGGAGCAATATGGCGTTTTGCAATTCGCACGATCGGGACGCGTAGCGGTATCAACTTTGCAGAAAGATTTTACCACTTATCTGAAGGAATTGGCGGAAGCCAGTTAA
- the ilvB gene encoding biosynthetic-type acetolactate synthase large subunit has protein sequence MEVATITQNTNTMTKATEHLSGAEILVRSLVEEDVDSIFGYIGGAIMPVYDALYDHQDELQHYQARHEQGATHAAQAYARISKKPGVCFTTSGPGATNVLTGLADAYLDSTPLVIITGQVASGFLGSDAFQETNMIGLSMPVTKWNFQITKAEEIAEVMAKAFYIARSGRPGPVLIDITKDAQIATADYKYKKCEFIRSYQPTPKLDMSQIEAAAELINNAKKPLLLAGQGILLSGAEKELKAFVEKTQIPVACTLLGLSSFPTDHPLYVGMLGMHGNYGPNKNTNECDVLIAVGMRFDDRVTGDTAKYAKQAKIIHIDIDRSEHNKNIKVDVPILADARQALTALNELVSGKFKSEWMKSFSDFYQLEFDKVIRKQAYSDREQINMAEVVRLVSEQTHGEAVLCTDVGQHQMASARYYQFKKPNTQITSGGLGTMGFGLPAAIGAQIGDKEATVVSISGDGGFQMTLQELAVIRQYSLPVKTIVLNNSFLGMVRQWQDLFFDQRFSCTRLDNPDFVKIVEGYGIQAKRVSKREDLDAAIKEMLESPNAYFLEVVVETESNVLPMIAPGAAVSDMRLE, from the coding sequence ATGGAAGTAGCAACAATAACTCAAAATACGAATACCATGACTAAAGCCACAGAGCATTTATCTGGTGCAGAAATATTGGTTCGAAGTCTGGTAGAAGAAGATGTGGATAGCATATTTGGTTATATCGGAGGGGCGATTATGCCGGTGTACGATGCCTTATATGATCATCAGGATGAACTGCAGCATTATCAAGCGCGCCACGAGCAGGGGGCAACTCATGCGGCGCAGGCTTATGCGCGAATCAGTAAGAAGCCTGGTGTTTGTTTCACCACTTCGGGGCCGGGAGCGACTAATGTTTTAACCGGATTGGCTGATGCCTATCTGGATTCAACTCCACTTGTGATCATTACCGGACAAGTAGCCAGTGGCTTTTTGGGCTCGGATGCCTTTCAGGAAACCAACATGATTGGTTTATCTATGCCGGTTACGAAGTGGAATTTTCAAATTACCAAAGCTGAGGAGATTGCTGAGGTGATGGCCAAAGCTTTTTATATAGCGCGCTCAGGGCGTCCGGGGCCTGTCTTGATTGATATCACCAAGGATGCACAGATTGCAACGGCAGATTATAAGTATAAAAAGTGTGAGTTTATCCGTTCTTATCAGCCCACGCCCAAGTTAGATATGAGCCAGATTGAAGCCGCAGCCGAATTGATCAATAATGCGAAGAAACCTTTACTGCTTGCTGGTCAGGGTATCTTATTGTCAGGGGCTGAAAAGGAGTTGAAAGCATTTGTTGAAAAGACTCAGATTCCGGTGGCATGTACCCTTTTGGGCTTGTCTTCTTTCCCAACAGATCATCCTTTGTATGTGGGCATGTTGGGCATGCATGGGAATTACGGACCCAATAAAAACACCAACGAATGCGATGTGTTGATTGCTGTGGGCATGCGTTTCGACGATAGGGTAACAGGTGATACCGCGAAATATGCCAAGCAGGCTAAAATCATTCATATCGATATTGATCGGTCGGAACACAATAAAAATATTAAGGTTGATGTGCCGATATTGGCTGATGCCAGACAAGCTTTGACTGCCTTGAATGAACTGGTTAGTGGAAAGTTTAAATCCGAGTGGATGAAGAGTTTCAGTGATTTTTATCAGCTTGAATTTGATAAGGTGATCAGGAAACAAGCTTATTCGGATAGGGAGCAGATTAATATGGCAGAAGTCGTTCGTTTGGTGTCGGAACAAACCCATGGTGAGGCTGTATTATGTACCGATGTGGGACAGCATCAGATGGCGTCGGCTCGCTATTATCAATTTAAAAAACCGAATACGCAAATTACTTCTGGTGGTTTGGGAACCATGGGGTTTGGATTGCCGGCAGCCATTGGTGCTCAAATTGGAGATAAAGAGGCTACGGTTGTTTCCATATCGGGAGATGGTGGTTTTCAGATGACTTTGCAGGAATTGGCTGTGATCAGACAATATAGTTTGCCGGTTAAAACCATTGTACTGAATAATTCATTTCTGGGAATGGTTCGACAGTGGCAGGATCTGTTTTTCGATCAACGTTTCTCGTGCACCCGATTGGATAATCCGGATTTTGTGAAAATTGTTGAGGGCTACGGCATACAAGCCAAAAGAGTTAGTAAGCGAGAAGATTTGGATGCAGCCATTAAAGAAATGCTGGAATCACCCAATGCCTATTTTCTTGAAGTTGTTGTTGAAACCGAATCGAATGTACTACCCATGATCGCACCGGGAGCGGCTGTTTCTGATATGAGACTGGAGTAA
- the ilvD gene encoding dihydroxy-acid dehydratase has protein sequence MYKNQLRSSQTTEGRRMAGARSLWRANGMKEEMFGKPVIAVVNSFSQFVPGHAHLQAVGQMVKKQIEKSGCFAAEFNTIAIDDGIAMGHDGMLYSLPSRELIADSVEYVCNAHKVDAMICISNCDKITPGMMMAAMRLNIPTVFVSGGPMEAGESRGEKLDLVDAMVKAGDDSVSDERLQEIEESACPTCGSCSGMFTANSMNCLNEALGLALPGNGTILATHKLRRALFLDAADCIVKITDAYYRQGDASVLPRSIATREAFKNAMTLDIAMGGSTNTVLHLLAIANEAEVDFTMKDMDDLSRRTPNLCKVAPNSNQYYIEDVNRAGGIMSILAELAKAGLLNTDVTRVDQKNLKQALMEYDLTAESLTEKARMIYYAAPGRQGRNLSFASQDSQYKQVDTDREKGCIRSITNAYSQDGGLAVLFGNIAPDGCVVKTAGVADEVFNFKGKAKVYHSQRDACEAILTKQVNAGDVVVIKFEGPSGGPGMQEMLYPTSYLKAMGLGAQCALITDGRFSGGTSGLSIGHVSPEASAGGAIALIKEGDEIEISIPNRRLNICISDKELQARRKEEEAFGDKAFTPRGRERVVSKALQAYSKLVSSADKGAVRQL, from the coding sequence ATGTATAAAAATCAATTACGCAGCAGCCAAACCACCGAGGGCAGACGCATGGCAGGAGCCAGAAGTCTTTGGCGTGCCAATGGCATGAAAGAAGAGATGTTTGGGAAGCCTGTAATAGCCGTAGTGAACTCATTTTCGCAGTTTGTTCCGGGACATGCACACCTGCAAGCTGTTGGACAGATGGTGAAAAAACAGATTGAGAAGTCGGGCTGTTTTGCTGCCGAGTTCAATACCATAGCCATTGACGATGGTATCGCCATGGGCCACGACGGCATGTTGTATTCACTACCATCCCGCGAGCTGATAGCCGATAGCGTGGAGTATGTATGCAACGCACACAAGGTGGATGCCATGATCTGCATATCGAACTGCGACAAGATTACACCGGGTATGATGATGGCTGCTATGCGATTGAATATCCCAACCGTTTTTGTGTCGGGTGGACCTATGGAAGCTGGTGAATCGAGGGGCGAAAAGCTCGATCTGGTTGATGCCATGGTTAAAGCCGGCGACGATAGCGTAAGCGATGAACGTCTTCAGGAAATTGAAGAATCGGCTTGCCCAACCTGTGGATCATGTTCCGGTATGTTCACCGCGAATTCGATGAATTGTCTGAACGAAGCCTTGGGATTGGCCTTGCCTGGAAACGGAACTATACTGGCAACTCATAAGTTGCGTAGAGCCCTGTTTCTGGATGCTGCAGATTGTATTGTGAAAATAACTGATGCTTACTACAGGCAGGGCGATGCTTCGGTTTTACCCAGATCAATTGCTACCCGTGAGGCTTTCAAGAATGCCATGACTTTGGATATTGCCATGGGTGGTTCAACCAATACGGTACTTCATCTTTTGGCTATTGCCAATGAGGCCGAAGTTGATTTTACAATGAAGGATATGGATGACTTGTCGCGCCGAACGCCTAATCTGTGTAAGGTGGCGCCCAATTCGAATCAATATTATATAGAAGATGTGAACCGTGCAGGTGGCATCATGAGCATATTGGCTGAACTTGCAAAGGCTGGACTTCTAAATACTGATGTGACTCGTGTTGATCAGAAAAACTTAAAGCAAGCACTTATGGAATATGATCTGACAGCCGAAAGCCTGACTGAAAAAGCCAGGATGATTTATTATGCTGCACCGGGTCGTCAAGGTCGTAACCTAAGTTTTGCTTCCCAAGATTCCCAATACAAGCAGGTGGATACGGATAGAGAAAAGGGCTGTATCAGAAGCATCACCAATGCCTATTCTCAGGATGGTGGATTGGCGGTTCTCTTCGGAAATATTGCCCCTGATGGTTGTGTGGTGAAAACAGCCGGAGTGGCAGACGAAGTTTTCAATTTCAAAGGTAAAGCCAAGGTGTATCACTCACAGCGTGATGCTTGTGAAGCCATTCTTACCAAGCAGGTAAATGCAGGCGATGTGGTAGTTATTAAGTTCGAGGGCCCATCAGGAGGTCCAGGTATGCAGGAAATGCTTTATCCAACCTCTTATCTGAAAGCGATGGGATTGGGAGCCCAATGTGCCCTGATTACTGATGGCCGCTTTTCGGGAGGAACCTCGGGATTATCAATTGGACATGTTTCACCTGAAGCTTCTGCTGGTGGAGCTATTGCCCTGATTAAAGAAGGGGATGAAATTGAAATTAGCATTCCCAATCGCCGTCTGAACATTTGCATCTCGGATAAGGAATTGCAAGCCCGAAGAAAAGAAGAAGAGGCCTTTGGTGACAAAGCGTTCACACCACGAGGCAGAGAACGAGTCGTATCGAAAGCTTTACAAGCCTATTCAAAATTGGTCAGTTCTGCAGATAAAGGAGCTGTACGTCAATTATAA
- a CDS encoding KamA family radical SAM protein, whose product MVSKVHQLDHIAITVKSHMLLKQLLKVSPVLEEIMHHAKNSTEALEGVRNWVLEELKKHKEAYLFYKGEVKGREAYEKLNWRDFAAIRILDYIDNAGREFDDPNIGGEKAVSNPIKLIWLAVNFGTGGAKPYFFNDMLYLFRQFCGDYKREMPSRKKLEEWMNRWSTGLDPRIIKLREENRERIIKVLIEKIDSGEIKSNRYVFPPNLSDEQKYFLMLKWWDDYRFHLSFAVRSPDLLNELLDESLDPDSMKILYEAEKKGIPFFVNPYYLSLLHVRVPYFAIGADLAIRYYVVYSQQLIDEYGHIVAWEKEDLVEPGKPNAAGWILPSSHNIHRRYPEVAILIPDTMGRACAGLCASCQRMFDFQRGNLNFNLDKLKPKESWPDKLNRLLEYFEFDSQLRDILITGGDAFMCSNLSLKQILDAVYDMALRKKKANEKRQDGEKYAEILRVRLGTRIPVYLPQRISLEFVQVLKDFKHKASKLGVKKFIVQTHFESPMELTPEAREAVRLLNSAGWTVTNQLVLTSAASRRGHSAKLRQTLNEIGILNYYTFSVKGYMENSFNFATNERSVQELTEEKRIGQVPPEYEDAISDFPSHAEVLVDNIQNLMRKAALPFLATDRNVLNLPGVGKSMTFRTIGITRYGRRILEFELDKTRAHSPAVHEMDKVIIIESKSIGEYLNQLEEMGEDIADYESIWGYSIGETEPRMSLFEYPEYDYKLTDEVTNLGEIE is encoded by the coding sequence ATGGTATCGAAAGTACACCAACTAGATCATATCGCTATTACGGTAAAATCGCACATGCTTTTAAAGCAACTCTTAAAAGTGAGTCCGGTTTTAGAAGAAATTATGCATCACGCCAAAAATTCAACCGAAGCCTTGGAGGGAGTTAGGAACTGGGTGCTCGAAGAATTGAAAAAACACAAGGAAGCCTATCTGTTTTATAAAGGGGAAGTCAAAGGTCGGGAAGCTTATGAGAAATTAAATTGGCGTGATTTTGCAGCCATCAGAATACTCGATTATATTGATAATGCGGGCCGTGAATTTGATGATCCCAATATTGGAGGAGAAAAGGCCGTCAGTAATCCTATCAAATTAATTTGGCTCGCTGTTAATTTCGGAACGGGTGGGGCAAAACCCTATTTTTTCAATGATATGCTTTATTTGTTTCGTCAGTTTTGTGGCGATTACAAGCGCGAAATGCCAAGCCGTAAAAAACTTGAAGAGTGGATGAATCGTTGGAGTACAGGGCTTGATCCCCGAATAATAAAACTCCGGGAAGAAAATCGGGAACGTATTATTAAGGTTCTGATTGAGAAAATTGATTCTGGCGAGATAAAAAGTAACAGGTATGTGTTTCCCCCCAACTTGAGTGATGAGCAAAAATATTTTTTGATGCTTAAATGGTGGGATGATTACAGGTTTCACCTAAGTTTTGCCGTTCGTTCTCCCGATTTGTTGAACGAGTTATTGGATGAATCTCTCGATCCCGATTCTATGAAGATTCTTTACGAAGCAGAAAAGAAAGGCATTCCCTTTTTCGTTAATCCCTATTATTTATCCTTGCTTCATGTTCGCGTCCCCTATTTTGCCATTGGTGCCGATTTGGCAATCCGGTATTATGTGGTGTATAGCCAGCAATTGATTGATGAATACGGCCATATTGTGGCCTGGGAAAAAGAAGACTTGGTTGAACCCGGAAAACCCAATGCCGCAGGTTGGATTTTGCCATCGAGTCATAATATTCATCGTCGCTATCCTGAGGTGGCTATCCTAATCCCCGATACTATGGGACGAGCCTGTGCAGGGCTTTGTGCCTCCTGTCAACGCATGTTCGATTTTCAGCGAGGTAACCTGAATTTTAACCTCGACAAACTAAAACCCAAAGAAAGCTGGCCTGATAAACTAAATCGTTTGCTGGAATATTTCGAATTTGATTCTCAATTGCGTGATATATTAATTACTGGTGGCGATGCTTTTATGTGCTCGAATCTATCTTTAAAACAAATTTTGGATGCCGTTTATGATATGGCCTTACGAAAAAAGAAAGCGAATGAGAAACGTCAGGATGGAGAGAAATATGCTGAGATTTTAAGAGTTCGTTTGGGAACAAGAATACCTGTCTATCTACCTCAAAGAATTAGCTTAGAGTTTGTGCAGGTTCTGAAGGATTTTAAACACAAAGCATCGAAATTGGGCGTGAAGAAGTTTATTGTTCAAACGCATTTTGAATCGCCCATGGAGCTTACACCTGAAGCACGTGAAGCGGTGCGTTTGTTAAATAGTGCAGGATGGACTGTTACCAACCAACTGGTATTGACTTCGGCAGCATCGCGTCGGGGGCATTCAGCAAAACTCCGCCAGACACTTAATGAGATAGGGATTTTGAATTACTATACTTTCAGTGTAAAAGGTTATATGGAAAACAGTTTCAATTTTGCCACAAATGAGCGATCGGTTCAGGAGTTAACCGAGGAAAAGAGAATAGGGCAAGTTCCGCCTGAGTATGAGGATGCAATAAGTGATTTTCCAAGTCATGCAGAGGTCTTGGTTGATAATATTCAAAATTTAATGCGAAAAGCAGCTTTACCCTTTCTTGCTACAGATAGGAATGTACTGAACTTGCCTGGAGTAGGAAAGAGTATGACTTTCAGAACGATTGGGATCACACGTTATGGGCGAAGAATATTGGAATTTGAGTTGGATAAAACACGTGCTCATAGTCCGGCTGTGCATGAGATGGATAAGGTGATTATTATTGAATCAAAGTCTATAGGAGAATATCTAAACCAGTTGGAAGAAATGGGAGAAGATATTGCCGATTATGAAAGTATATGGGGCTATTCCATTGGGGAAACCGAACCCCGAATGAGTCTGTTTGAGTACCCCGAATACGATTATAAACTAACCGATGAGGTGACTAATTTGGGAGAGATAGAATAA